A genomic window from Desulfobacterales bacterium includes:
- the pyk gene encoding pyruvate kinase, whose protein sequence is MNIKTKIVATIGPASNTPAVLKALIEAGMNVARLNFSHGNYESHAEVIRMIRSLSRSMSRPVGILLDLQGPKIRVGKLVDGQSVLLLANQVFSITSRPILGTAEIVSTTYQHLPSDVETGNAILLDDGLIRLRVESKTGDTVLCRVINGGVLKENKGINLPGVTVSAPSLTEKDKKDVNFGIQNGVDYFALSFVRTADDLCQIKALMHAQGVNIPVIAKIEKQEAVENLEAILDVADGIMVARGDLGVEMQPELVPTIQKQIIKNAVRRNRPVITATQMLETMTINPIPTRAEASDVANAILDGTDAVMLSGETASGSYPVQAVQMMAKIAAEAEKSPFMNYNMYYEQNLKDIIAHAVAQSAVNLLHETDAKCLLVFSQSGKTAKQVSKQRPSRPVYAFTSSKKTYNRLSLIWGVVPMFVAKIIDAKRLIEASENLLINKGAFSKDDLIVLVIGMGLKVGSTNMIKIHRVGQED, encoded by the coding sequence ATGAACATTAAGACAAAGATCGTTGCAACCATCGGCCCGGCGTCAAACACACCGGCGGTCCTAAAAGCGCTTATCGAGGCGGGCATGAATGTGGCGCGTTTAAATTTTTCTCACGGCAACTATGAGTCTCATGCGGAGGTTATTCGAATGATCCGCTCTCTGTCGAGATCCATGAGCCGACCCGTGGGCATCCTTCTGGATCTTCAAGGCCCCAAAATCCGGGTGGGGAAGCTTGTGGACGGGCAATCGGTTCTCCTTTTGGCCAATCAGGTTTTCAGTATTACATCGAGGCCGATACTCGGCACGGCGGAAATCGTTTCCACCACTTATCAGCATCTTCCATCGGATGTGGAAACCGGGAATGCCATTTTATTGGATGATGGGCTGATTCGTCTGCGAGTGGAATCAAAAACCGGGGACACCGTTTTGTGCCGCGTGATCAATGGCGGCGTGCTGAAGGAAAACAAGGGCATCAACCTGCCGGGTGTTACAGTTTCAGCCCCCTCCCTGACGGAAAAAGATAAGAAGGACGTTAATTTTGGCATTCAAAACGGGGTCGACTATTTTGCCCTTTCCTTTGTGAGAACAGCCGATGACCTGTGTCAGATAAAGGCCCTCATGCACGCTCAAGGGGTGAATATTCCCGTGATTGCGAAAATTGAAAAACAAGAGGCGGTGGAGAATCTGGAGGCTATTCTTGATGTGGCGGACGGCATCATGGTGGCGCGCGGGGATCTGGGCGTCGAAATGCAACCCGAGCTGGTGCCGACCATTCAGAAGCAGATTATTAAAAACGCTGTGCGGAGAAACAGACCGGTGATTACCGCGACGCAGATGCTGGAAACCATGACCATCAACCCGATTCCCACGCGCGCCGAGGCATCGGATGTGGCCAATGCCATTTTGGATGGGACCGATGCTGTCATGCTTTCCGGAGAAACCGCTTCGGGCAGTTATCCTGTTCAGGCCGTTCAAATGATGGCCAAGATCGCCGCAGAGGCTGAAAAATCCCCTTTCATGAACTACAATATGTATTACGAACAGAATCTGAAAGACATTATCGCGCACGCCGTGGCACAATCCGCGGTGAATCTTCTTCATGAAACGGACGCAAAATGCCTGCTGGTTTTTTCTCAATCGGGGAAAACCGCCAAACAGGTTTCCAAACAACGGCCGTCAAGGCCCGTGTATGCCTTTACTTCCAGCAAAAAGACTTACAACCGCCTCAGCCTCATATGGGGCGTGGTTCCCATGTTTGTCGCCAAAATTATTGATGCCAAAAGGCTGATTGAAGCCAGCGAAAATCTGCTGATCAACAAGGGCGCTTTTTCAAAAGATGATCTGATCGTGCTTGTTATCGGCATGGGGTTAAAGGTTGGGTCCACCAACATGATTAAAATTCACCGGGTCGGGCAGGAGGATTAA
- a CDS encoding AMP-binding protein codes for MDTINSWLEAAAGKWGHRLAISFLRAGKIETQLTYAQLYHEIRQFALFLTSLSVQKGDRVILLIEKSLSAVVAHFAILQLGAIAVPLNPGFKQTELEYLLHDADAALVITESERKALIETIDSTLPVVTVSTQQPYRKVDRFRGAAVPGLQIDVTPEDPALIIYTSGTTGNPKGAVLTHKNLVNDARNIIAIWEMTQKDILCHALPLFHVHGLCFALHTPLFSGAHVRLLDQFMPEIVLNELSGKTDGEACTVLMAVPTMYTKLMNFSRERPVNFSSLRLLTSGSAPLPAAAFERIHKMFGIRPVEREGMSETGMNFSNPLRAEQKPGSIGLALPGVAVRIVDPVTFKDVNIGEIGELWLKSPSITPGYWRKPDETAASFVDGWFRTGDLGKMDKEGYYYLTDRMKHIIITGGENVSAKEVETVINRMEGVIESSVVGVPDDRWGEKVAAAVVVKPEYHLTKIQIQAFCKERLHDWKCPKEILFINEIPKNTMGKMLKTVVKAYFMNS; via the coding sequence ATGGATACGATAAACAGCTGGCTTGAGGCGGCCGCAGGGAAATGGGGGCATAGACTGGCGATCAGCTTTTTACGCGCCGGGAAAATAGAAACACAATTGACGTACGCGCAATTATATCATGAGATTCGTCAATTTGCCCTTTTCCTGACATCTTTGAGTGTTCAAAAGGGCGACCGTGTCATTCTGTTGATTGAAAAATCGCTATCGGCCGTTGTGGCCCATTTTGCCATCCTGCAATTGGGGGCCATCGCCGTGCCGCTTAACCCGGGTTTTAAACAAACCGAACTGGAATATTTGCTGCATGATGCGGATGCAGCCCTTGTTATTACGGAATCCGAAAGAAAAGCGCTGATCGAAACCATCGATTCGACCCTTCCAGTGGTTACGGTTTCGACACAGCAGCCTTACCGGAAAGTCGACCGTTTCCGAGGGGCCGCAGTGCCCGGGCTTCAAATAGACGTCACCCCTGAAGATCCGGCGCTTATCATCTATACCTCCGGTACCACGGGAAACCCCAAGGGCGCGGTCCTTACCCACAAGAACCTGGTAAACGATGCCCGAAACATTATTGCAATCTGGGAAATGACGCAAAAAGATATTCTATGCCATGCCCTGCCGCTCTTTCATGTTCACGGGCTGTGTTTTGCACTTCATACCCCCTTGTTCAGCGGCGCGCACGTACGTCTGCTGGACCAGTTCATGCCCGAAATCGTTTTGAATGAATTATCCGGGAAGACAGATGGCGAAGCGTGTACGGTGTTGATGGCGGTTCCAACCATGTATACGAAATTAATGAATTTTTCCCGGGAAAGACCGGTGAATTTCAGTTCACTTCGGTTATTGACCTCCGGTTCGGCGCCGCTGCCGGCCGCGGCGTTTGAGCGGATTCACAAGATGTTCGGTATTCGGCCGGTTGAAAGAGAAGGCATGTCGGAAACCGGCATGAATTTTTCGAATCCGCTGCGCGCGGAACAAAAGCCGGGATCGATCGGCCTTGCCTTGCCGGGGGTTGCGGTTCGCATCGTCGATCCGGTTACATTTAAAGATGTCAATATCGGAGAAATCGGAGAACTGTGGCTTAAGAGCCCATCCATTACGCCGGGATATTGGCGAAAACCCGATGAGACCGCGGCGAGCTTTGTCGACGGTTGGTTCAGAACCGGAGATCTCGGGAAAATGGATAAAGAGGGCTATTATTATCTCACCGATCGCATGAAGCACATCATTATTACAGGCGGTGAAAATGTGTCAGCAAAAGAAGTCGAAACGGTGATCAACCGAATGGAAGGGGTGATTGAATCTTCGGTCGTGGGGGTGCCGGATGATCGATGGGGAGAGAAAGTGGCTGCAGCGGTGGTGGTCAAACCGGAATACCATTTAACCAAAATTCAAATTCAGGCCTTTTGCAAAGAAAGGCTTCATGACTGGAAATGCCCGAAAGAAATACTATTTATAAACGAGATACCTAAAAACACGATGGGAAAGATGCTCAAAACAGTGGTGAAGGCCTATTTTATGAATTCGTGA
- a CDS encoding P-II family nitrogen regulator has translation MKKIEAIIKPFQLDNVKDALNGLGIKGMTVTEVRGYGRQRGHTEIYRGAEYQTEFIPKIKIEIVVEAIMSDKVVEEIRASANTGKVGDGKIFVLPVESATRIRTGEKGKDAI, from the coding sequence ATGAAAAAAATCGAGGCCATCATCAAACCCTTTCAACTGGATAATGTCAAAGATGCCTTGAATGGGCTGGGCATCAAGGGAATGACAGTTACCGAAGTCAGAGGCTATGGGCGACAGCGCGGTCATACCGAAATTTATCGAGGCGCTGAATATCAAACGGAATTTATACCGAAAATCAAAATCGAAATCGTGGTGGAAGCCATTATGTCCGATAAAGTGGTGGAAGAAATCAGGGCCAGCGCCAATACCGGAAAGGTCGGAGACGGTAAAATTTTTGTGCTTCCGGTTGAATCGGCGACGCGAATAAGAACCGGTGAAAAGGGCAAAGATGCCATTTAA
- the lpxD gene encoding UDP-3-O-(3-hydroxymyristoyl)glucosamine N-acyltransferase: MPSYTLSELAEHVAGKVIGDPNLEIRAAASLEQAAKGDISFLANPKYAPQVKTTRASAIVVKETTETSASLLLCQDPYYAFMLITVLLHGHRRHALSGISNRAAIAPDAVIGTGTCIGDFASLSEYVSIGKDCVIYPGVFIGSGTVIGDNCILYPNVVIYERCRIGNRVIIHANATIGEDGFSFATHNGVHYKIPHIGSVVIEDDVEIGAGSGVERGSMGDTLIGQGCKVGDSVVIGHGTKMGPHCLLVPQVGIAGSTTLGHHCVAGGQAGIAGHLNIGNGVMIGAQSGVGDDAADGEKLFGYPAYKAEKAKRAYVLIRRLPEIWKELKKLRARVDEIDGKG, translated from the coding sequence ATGCCATCATACACTCTGAGCGAGCTGGCGGAACATGTGGCCGGTAAGGTTATCGGCGATCCGAATCTGGAAATCCGTGCTGCTGCAAGTTTGGAACAGGCCGCCAAAGGCGATATCAGCTTTCTGGCAAACCCCAAATACGCGCCCCAAGTTAAAACCACGCGGGCTTCCGCCATTGTTGTAAAGGAGACCACGGAAACTTCAGCTTCCCTGCTGCTTTGCCAAGATCCCTATTACGCGTTTATGCTGATTACCGTGTTGCTGCACGGTCATCGTCGCCATGCCTTATCCGGAATCAGCAACCGGGCCGCCATCGCACCCGATGCCGTTATCGGGACCGGCACCTGCATCGGTGATTTTGCAAGCTTATCCGAATATGTCAGCATCGGTAAAGACTGCGTCATTTATCCGGGCGTCTTTATCGGTTCGGGAACTGTTATCGGTGATAACTGCATTCTCTATCCCAATGTCGTCATTTATGAGCGCTGCCGAATCGGCAATCGTGTCATTATTCACGCAAACGCCACCATCGGCGAAGATGGGTTCAGTTTCGCCACGCATAATGGGGTTCATTACAAAATTCCGCATATCGGAAGCGTGGTGATAGAAGATGACGTGGAAATAGGCGCTGGTAGCGGTGTCGAGCGCGGATCCATGGGCGATACCCTGATTGGGCAAGGGTGTAAGGTAGGCGATTCCGTGGTCATCGGCCATGGAACCAAAATGGGACCTCACTGCCTGCTGGTGCCCCAGGTGGGCATTGCCGGGTCCACGACGCTGGGTCATCACTGTGTGGCCGGCGGTCAGGCGGGCATTGCCGGGCATTTGAATATCGGTAACGGCGTGATGATCGGCGCGCAGTCCGGTGTGGGCGATGACGCCGCCGATGGGGAAAAACTGTTTGGATACCCCGCGTATAAAGCGGAAAAAGCCAAACGGGCCTATGTCCTGATTCGGCGACTACCGGAAATATGGAAGGAATTGAAAAAATTAAGGGCCCGCGTGGATGAAATTGACGGAAAGGGGTAA